The genomic region CTGCTGGGATATTCTTACCAAGCAAGAACGCCCCCTGGAGCATACACCCATTGCTTGAAAATAACAGTTTGCAGTGCTGCACAAAGGAATTGGTAAGAGATGCATATTTGGGGGAACAGTCCCACTTCTGCATTATTTGATCACGAACAAGAAACAAACACCTTACCTGCTGTAGATGTTGAGCTGCTGTGATAACTTGCTTTTTGTCTATAACAGCCAAGGTATTTAGTCTTTGCAGATTTCAATACGATGGTACCAAGTGGTTTTAATTTTAACCTTTGTTCTCGGTGGGGAAAATGGTAGTTGTGGGTTACGTGAGTTTGCAAATTCTTAAAAGGTGCAGCTGTGTCAAGTCTGTCTCAGACCACATAAAGAACAAGCATTCTTGTAGCCACCTTTAAAAAACGTTAAAACGTTTCATTGGCTGGtttgagctttgttgttgttcagtcgttcagtcgtgtccgactttgtgaccccctggaccagagcacgccaggcatgcctatctttcactgccacccgcagtttggccaaaattgGGAGCTCAAAAAGTTTGGTTTGAGCTTATGCCCACATTAAAATCTTTTGGTCAAGAGCTGCAGGATTAATGCCATGAAATGGATCAATGAGACCTGTGGTGAATGTTAACTTGTCTCCCAGAGTTTTCTGTGAGCCGTATTCCAGCTGGTGGTGGCCAGGAAGTTCCTGTTTAACCACAAATGTCCGGAGGGTTTGGGATCTGTCTTGCATCTACTAGAATAGAAGCTGGCCCTGCTATGATTCATCAGGGCAGATTTTAAATTTTGATGATAATTGGGCTGCTTGAAACAACTCTTGACAGTGCAAGTAGCCACTAGGTGTCCTCACTCTTCCACATTTGGGAGGAAATGTCTCATAAAATGTGTGCTTCATCCTTTTCTGATGAAGAAAGAAAGCTTTATTTGCAATAATCTAGTTTGACCCTTAAGACATTAATGTATTGGGTGCACAGATGCCATTTCTTCATCCAATTGTTGGCTGCGTCTTCAATGCAAATAGAAGCAttgcaaataaaaatttattgtatttatatcccaccgtttctccaaggagctcaaggtggtgtacatggttctccccctcatttaatctgcacaacagccctgtgaagttggttagtctgagaggcagtgagtggtcCAAGGTtccccagtgagtttcatggccaagcagggattcgaaccctggtctctcaggtcctagtccaacactctcgaccactgtaccacactggctgtcaatgCACATTAGAGACTTTGAAGGCTTGGGAAAAACAGCAGAAGTCAAGCATGCCCATTGGACATCAACATGGCTTGTGTTCTGCAGTTCAGTTTCTTTCCTTGGGATTTTTACATGCCTGGCTCTTATTAGATGGTATTTTGGGCTGCTggtgagaggggtgtgtgtgttgcacatcTAAGCACTTCCactaaaaaaacacacctgtgGTCAGCTCCCAAAACTGCAGTGAAAAACCCCACATAGCAGACTTCCCTTGACAGGTCGAATTTCCAATTGTAGCGACCATATTCTGCTTTAGCTCCCTGGTCCATAGTTGCCAGTCTTCCAACTCTCCCTTGCTTGCTCACTTCCTAACAGCACATAACTCCATTCCTCTGTTCTTAgctcctcctttcttccactcCTGTCTTCACCACATACTTCTTCCCTCAGGTTCTTGCTTTTCAGATCACTGCCTACTTTGTCCCACTttcctttgctgctgcagctCTTGCCCAACCTCCTAAGTACTCTTCCTTGCCCCCTAGCATGCAGCTCCTTTTCATCTTACATGCTGTGAAGTTTCTTCAGCTCTCCCTCTCTGATTTAACACCTTTTCTTTTCAATTCCCTATCTGTCCTTACCTGGCAAGTCTCATTCTCCACCTATCCTTTTTGCAAGTTGCTGTGTTCTCATCCTTCATCTGTGTTGCCTAGAAATTCCCTTTCTCTTAATTTCCATAGGTCTTGAGGTCCTCTCCTGAGTTTCCAATCTGCCTGTGTTGGAGGTTTTCACCCCAGCCAAGCCAAACTGACAATGTCCCCTTCCCTCAGAGAAGCTGGACTGCCCAACTGCTCCGTGAGGAGCTAAACGTTTTCTAATGACACcaacaagcagcagcaaaggtTTCACCACCCTAAGTACTATACTAGATAGCCACTTCTTAAATCTGCAGTGTTAAGTaggccttgtatattaattttaaCAATGAGCAGGCCCTCTCTGAAGTCTTTGCAGTCTTGCGGTCCCCTCCCGCCATTCACATTTATCAGCCACAAAAGCAGACAATTATCCAGATGTTGCAATATACCATTAATTATTACCTTTGGGCTCTTTTTATTTGCAGTACAGGTGAGTCACTGGTGAAATTATCCCACAGACTGTTTTCAAGGATGCTGGCCTTTCTGGAACAGCAATAGCCACACCTTGAAAAACAAGGCCCTAGTTGGCTGACTCACCCCCATTTCCAACCTCTGTTGTATTCTCAACAGGAAATATGCACAAAACAGCACTGTGCTTTGACAAAGCAAGATAGGAAGAAAACCAGTGTCTGACTCCCATGACACTGGAGATGCAGTCATGCTAACCAATTATGGGAGTTGTTTGATGTACGATGGTTCTCATTGTACATTCTGTCCTCAGGTACACCTGCCTGAATTCAAAATACTATTGCCTTGGGACTAGTAAATGGTCTGGATGCTGCAGATGCTGTAGATGGTTGAGCAAGGCAGGTGTAGCACTCATTGGGATTAAGAGATCACTGGAAGCCTCTTTTGTAAGAGCCCAGACAGAAGCACAACATGAGAATAACCTTCAGGAAATATTAGACCTTTAAAGCACAGTCCAAGCCCATTTCCTGCTTCaatgaattctgggcactgtaagtttgttaagagttgctgggaattgtaactacGAGGTGCAAACTACATTGACAAAATCTCTTGGAAGGCTGGAGGATGTACTTTAAAGGCATAGTGTGTGCACAGACTTAGTCTTCCATAGTCTGCCTTCCATAGATTAAAAAAACCAGTCGGCATGTGCCTTcagttcaaactttttttttcaaatacgGTTGCCCAATTATACATGAGCAACAGTTCACCATAGACTTGAGGGTCTGTAGTatgtgaaatattattattattattattattattattattattattaataccccacccatctggctgacttttcccagccactctgggcggctcccaacagaatattaaaaacacagtaaaatatcaaacatttaaaaacttccctaaacagggctgctttcagatgtcttctaaaagtcagatagttgttttttcccttgaaaatctgatgggagggtgttccacagggcgggcgcaactatagttacttatttccttaaTATCTGATGGgcgggcattccacagggcgggtgccactactgagaaggccctctgcctggttccctgtaacctcacttctcacactgagagaaccgccagaagaccctcggagctggacctcagtgtccgggctgaacaatgggggtggagatgctccttcaggtatactgggccaaggctatttagggctttcaagttcagcaccaacactttgaattgtgctcgggaacatgctgggagccaatgtaggtctttcaggaccagtgttgcATGGTctcggccactcccagtcaccagtctagctgccgcattctggattagttgtagtttccgggtcaccttcaaaggtagccccacgtagagcacattgcagtagtccaagcaggagataaccagagcatgtaccactctggcgagacagtccgcgggcaggtagggtctcagcctgcgtaccagatggagctgataaacagctgccctggacacagaattaacctgcacctccatggacagctgtgagtccaaaatgactcccaggctgcgcacctgctccttcaggggcacagctaccccattcagaaccagggagtcccccacacccgcccgccccgtctccccaaaacagtacttctgtcttgccaggattcaacctcaatctgttagccgccatccatcctcggCAACTGCAGCAAAGGCATGAGGCCTTATTCTTCATCTGCATATATTTGCCTGCATGGGCACTAGAGACACGAAGCAACTGTGCCCTTTTACAAATGGAGAGTCCTTTGGTTCGCAGAAGAGTGGGTGGATTTTGAGGAGTCATAAACATTTGTTTCTGGAGATGTTAGATGGTGTTGGATGCAAGTAGCAATTCCTGTACTTTCCCCCGTCACTTTTCCTTATCACATAAAGTCTGATCCTTGGGGGCAAGTGGGCTTCTTGCGCCCAATCAGCTATAACTGCACAACCTGATATTGCAGGTATGCGATGGATTCCCAATCCTTTCAGGTAATGGATCTCTGATAACAGGCCAGGGGAGGTGATTTTTGCAGATTTCTATTTCCCCTAACACCCTCCCCCAAAAGCATTCAATGCAGAACTGGAAGGGCCCCCAACCCCCCCTGGTCCTGGagcagatggggtggggggaggcctaTAGGGTAAATTGATGAAAATCCTCTTCCATTAGTCTCTGGATCAAAAGCCTTTCTGTGAATGGAAAGGTGTAATtggatttggcacttctgcagaTGAGGGACAGCCAACTGAAACCTGAAGAATAACAACTTGCACTAACAGGTTTTTAAAAGAGGCTGCGCCAAGTGGCAAGGAACAAAATAGGTACTCTCTCTATTGCTCTCCACCGTCCATTCCAGCTGGGTAAATAGTAGCTGGGGGTAGAAGAGCAGGATTTAGACCCAGGAAATGTCATAGAGGAAAAGGttcgaagtacagtggtacctcgggctacgaccttaattcgttccggaggtccgttcttaaccggaaaccgttcttaatctgaggcgcgctttcactaatggggcctcctgctgccgccacgcagtttccgttctcatcctggggcaaagttctcaccCTGAAGTActaattctgggttagcggagtttgtaacccgaagcgttcgtaacctgaggtaacactgtacccCAGCACTGCTGTGGCTCCAATCACAGATCAAAGGTCCCTGCAGCCAATTTGAACCTAAATTATGCCAAATCCCATATGCTTCAGCCTTCCAGTATGatattgtaaacacacacacacacatgccttgtGTTGAAGAGAGCCTGCTGCATGCAACTCTGCAATTCGTTCAGATGCCGCAGTGAAGCTGTCGCTGAAGATGGTCCATTCTGCTGTGTCCCAAGCATGACTGAATCAAAGGTCTAGCACACCACCCTGGTGCCCTACAGCTATTTGGGGCTAAAAATCCAGTAAGTAAATGAGAACAAAAAATGGTAAATCtgaattaagtgtgtgtgtggggggggaatatggGATAACTTTTTGTTGTGGTCTctgcaacgccccccccccccaaatgtgcacACATGCATGATTTCACAACAAATTTGTGTCAAAGCACCTTAAATCACACTGGACTCAGTGGGACTTTGAGTAGACAGAGCATTGCACTGTCAACATTCCAACAaatatgcacaaacacacacaactatcAGATGCAATTTCCTATCCATCGGTTTTTTCCTGTCTAGAGTCATCTCTAGAAAAATCCCTTCCTTCTAGGCCTTTCGTTTGTTAATCTATATCCTTTTAAACCGTGTGTGTGCGCAAGTGCATTGTTTTCGTTTATTAcgctatgtatttttgtgttgttttataaTAAACCGCTCTGTGATCCTTGCATGAAGGGTTGTACAGAAATTTAATACATAATGAGTATGGAGCAGCCGGTAGATTTCGTTAAACAGTTAATGTGCACACGTCTAGATCAGTCGCCTTTTCTTTCGAAAAGACAATGTATGCATGCAAAGACatgtttctccagtttgcagTTTTAAAAGCCTGAAAGAACTTGAATCCGACTTAATATTCCTCTTCCACAGCTGAGATAAAGCAAAACGTTGCTAAAAGGTAATTAGTCTCAACTGCTTTGAATATAAGCTGTTACAAAAGAGAGCTGTGTGTTGCCTTAGCAGCAGCAGTATCAGGTATGGCAATTCATGAACATTTGAATGACTTCCCAAGTCCTGTTTGAAATGCGTTTCTCATCTGCACATGGCAACACATAGACACGGAAAATAAGTCTTGGAAGAAAACGAAAATTAGGTCACTTGCAGATGTCTCTGATATTGATGGGACTGAGAAAAGATGCTCACCTTAGCAATCTGGCCACAGCATTCtggaccagctgaagcttctgaacacAAAGGAAGTCTCACTTAAGAGCACATTACAGTTGTCCAGGTAGGATGTAACTAAGGCATGCATAGCCATGGCCATATCCAACATTGCAAGGAAAGGGCACAGTTGCTGCATGAGCTGTAATTGTGCAAACACATTCCTGGCCAGCACTGAAAGCTGGAGAAATCCAGAACATTCAAACTACAAGCCCGAATCTTCAAGGGGAGTGTAAGCCCAGCCAACACTGGTTGAAGCCTTATTGTGTCGAAGTGGGGCCATTCCACACTTACCACTGCTTTCCCTATCAATTTTCTTCTCACAAAAATTTCCAGTCTTTGGgggaaagtgggtttgttgtgcaagccCTCCCAAACGGGACTATGATTGGGCAGCCTGAATTTGCTGATAATATGACTGAATCCCACGCTAAAATGGCGATGGTCTTCCACAACAATGCTTCCTTTGCACAACTCACATAGCTGTGGTTCAGACACATTGTTGAGATATTATAAAGTGGCTAAGTCTGCTTTCCGCCTTGGTATCGGAAAGCGGCTTACAGACCCACGGAAGCAACGAGTGGCACCTGGTTTTCCATTCTGCAGGGCATTTTGCAGGGCTGGCCcagccatgaggcaaggtgactgcctcaggcggcaggatccacagtgGCAGCAGCTCCTGCCCCCTCCAAGGAATGTATTTCCTACATGGTGGCAGCAATGGCTGCAGCGGGCACCTTGGAGACCTCTTGGTGAATAGGCACTACTGGTCTCTTCCCACTGTGTTTCCAATGCAGATCTGTATTTCCCTCTTGTTtctgatgcagatcttcacttagcccttcttccctggtgggaggcaccattttgtggttcacctgaGGTGCCAATATGTCTCGGGCTGACCCTGGCATTGGGAGGTAAATGGCCCTGAATTGGGACATGTGTGCAAGGTAATAGTGTAGCTGTAGAAGTTTTCTTTGCttgcctcccttgttttcttttcagtGCACCAGTTACCCTCCATGAATTCTTCAGTTACAGGTTTCTAATGTGTCCTTTGACATGCAAACCATGAAAAGAGCGAAGTCAAGAAAACATTCAAGTTAATGGAAACAAGTCTTTATTAAGTAACTTTTAATATCAGAAAAATAAAACTCTTATAATTCTCTTTACAGCAAATATATAATATCAGTGCTTTGGCCACCATAAGTTAAAGGCCCTTTATCATAAAatatatggtttgttttttttaaatttactcAAATTGAATTTATAATCCCTATGACCTCCCTACATATACATAACAAAAAGAGTGTAGTAAAATTAGCAAATACTAAACTATATTGAGAGCTTTGTCATTCTTGAGTCTGTGGTTTATAGAAACGGTACACGCACCTAATGTCTGTCGACTCCTTGGCTTATTAGTTGCAGTGTACAATGCAAGAGTACAAAATACATGCTCGGTGAACGAGATTGTTCATATCTACAAGACTGCAGCTAAAGATTAAGGTTTCAATACTGACATTTAAACTATCCTACAAGCTGTTAGCGTTAAAGTTATGCATTtcataatataatattataataataatatgccatcAAGGCAACTTTTATACtgaaaaaaatcataaaataaaaacCGTTAtctgtaaactttttttttaatacgaAATGTAACCCTTTCAagtggaaataaaaaataaagatttcTGTATATTTACTAGTTCAATACACATAAGAGTTTGCTAtactgaggggaggggggaatctgttTGTTTCAACTCGGGAAAGTATTGctccaaaaggaaaagaaaagagagaaataaaaaaataaagaaatccatCAGAACTTCTGAGTGTTCTTTTTTCAAATGCCAGCACAGATTTGGGAACATTCTGAGTATGAAGAAGCAAGAAAACATCCACAGGTTGAAATGTAAAGAAAACACAAAGGAAAGGAATGGGGAGAAGCTCGTATTGACTTGCAAAGGGGAAGATGGGTGGCTTTGAAATGAGATAAACCCCTCGCTGGGCCAGAGTCACAGCTGCTCTCATGAATGATACAAGAGCATGAATGTGACTGCTTCtctgtcgtcgtcgtcgtcccccccttttacattactaaaaataaaatacatgcttCACATAATGTGCAAGTTATGGTTGAAACATAAAAATGATTCACATTTTTTGAACTCTGATATTCTCTAAAATAGTTAATTTAAGAACAGCTTGATCAAACTAGGCAATGGAATGTTAGCATCCTCGCTATCAGCTACAAAGGGTGCAAAGACCCGACAGCTGTCCTCCCACCAGACGCCCCCTCCTCTGAagcagattggggagggggaggaaaggacaCTTGGTAGGCTGCTCGCAACACCACAGTTCTTCACATGGATTCCATGTGTGGTGTGGGTCGAACACAGAGTGCTCCAGTGCAAGCAGAGGGGCCCCCCTACTCTCAATGGGGTGAGCCAATCTACAAAACGCAAGACTGACACCCTtcccttgaaatgaatggggaggcCAGCTACTTGTGGGGGGACGGACTCTCTGCTTGCGTTGGGGAGCCCCCCGCGTCCCTTAGCACTGATTGAGGCAAGGCAGACTTTCCCACGCTTCAGCAATGGAAGACCCGCACATTCCTGATTCTCTTAAGATGCCCCATTTGCATATTGGAGGAGAAGGTGGTCAATTCATACCATTTTGCCCTGTCCTCTGTCCCCTTATGAACAATGATCACATTAATAAAAGTTACCGCTACGCTACTTGCTGAATGCCAGGAAATCAAATTGTGCATCATAAAATTATTTGCAACATTAGGTAAGTTAAGCCTAtgttgtaaaggggggggggggaggaagcgcCCCCAAACCTGTTTTGAAAAACTGGCAGTGTAAAGAAGGCAGCATTGGAAGTGTGTTTGATACATTGATAATCCTTTGTACCCTTTCTCTCTTATAAACCGACAGTTTCTACATTCACGGCTGTGTCAGGCTTTTGCTGTCACGACCTGCGAAGCCTCACGCTCCATTCTGTTCTGAAACTGTTCCAAGTTCCTGACCCTCCTATCATCTCACAACTTCATTCCAGAACTTTGCTACAGGTGCCACAGCTGCAACCAAAATGGACAAAGACTGGCTAGGCTTAGTGTTAAACTGTACATAccttttccaaaaaagaaaaagaaaaaaacagagtaCATGCCTTTCAAACAACATTAGCCTAATCTCAAGAAAGCCCAATAACAGTCTGAGTTCATTATAAGTTTACTTAGGGGGTACCATTACATCCAAGCCATTAAGAGTTTAAAAAGTCCATATATAATATCTCTATATATTTAAGAGTGAATTTGAATCGCCTGAGTAACAGCTGTCTGGCAAACTGGACACGTGGGTACGTCTTTTTCACAGATCTTATTGGCACATTCCATGCAGAATAGGTTGTGGCCACACGGAACCAGGGCAGCGATTACTTCGTTCTCAAAGCATATCACGCAGTCATGCTTCCGTCTCAACTCTGGAGGGGAACTAGATGTGGAGCCACCATTGGAAGAAGAGTAGCTGTTGGTACCATTGGAAAAAGCAGGGATGTAGATCGGAAGGCCAACCTGGCTGACTGTACTGGGTGGATCGCTTCGGACTCTCCTTGCCAGCGGATGTTCCAAGGTTTCGGGAAATGTAGGCGACAGGCGAGGAGTAGATGGCTGACTCCCTCTCCGTGGAGCCTTCACGTTACTAGCAGGTTCGTTACCAAAACTGGAGAGCGGGTTAACGGGTTCAAAGGGTGTCCAGATGGTTTGAGAAGGCGTCGGCAAGGAGTCATACGCAGGAGAGTCAACTGCAATGTCCTCTGCACCTACAGAAGGCAACGTTTCTCCAAACCAAAAGTTGCCTGTGCTGAATGGACTTGTTGGGCTGAAGTCAGCCAGCCTATTGCTTCCAAAGTAGGAATCAGTGGAGCCGCTTCCTAAAGAACTGGAGCTGTCATTTCTGTAATTAGAAATCATCCTAGTGCGGCTTGGAGGAGGTACTGGGTTGGAAGTAAGCCAGGCAGATCCCAGGTTCCCTCCTTCAAAGCTCACGTCCGTACCGTTATAATGGAAATCATTTTCTTCGTTCAGTTCAATGTAGTTTCCAGTGCGCATGGCGATGTGCATTTCTATCTCTTCGCGAGCTCGATCTACGTTTTCAGGCATACCGGTAACCTCAAAGACTGGCTCCTTGTCTCTACTGGGAGTAActatgtaggtgtgggtctgcTGCTGGATCCGCTTGATTGTAGCGCCTTTGGGGCCAACCACCAGCCCCA from Lacerta agilis isolate rLacAgi1 chromosome 11, rLacAgi1.pri, whole genome shotgun sequence harbors:
- the MEX3C gene encoding RNA-binding E3 ubiquitin-protein ligase MEX3C → MAAMLSQGYGPPGGGVAAAAAAAGIPPVPALNGEQAALLRRKSVNTTECVPVPSSEHVAEIVGRQGCKIKALRAKTNTYIKTPVRGEEPIFVVTGRKEDVAMAKREILSAAEHFSMIRASRNKNGPALGGLSCNPNLPGQTTVQVRVPYRVVGLVVGPKGATIKRIQQQTHTYIVTPSRDKEPVFEVTGMPENVDRAREEIEMHIAMRTGNYIELNEENDFHYNGTDVSFEGGNLGSAWLTSNPVPPPSRTRMISNYRNDSSSSLGSGSTDSYFGSNRLADFSPTSPFSTGNFWFGETLPSVGAEDIAVDSPAYDSLPTPSQTIWTPFEPVNPLSSFGNEPASNVKAPRRGSQPSTPRLSPTFPETLEHPLARRVRSDPPSTVSQVGLPIYIPAFSNGTNSYSSSNGGSTSSSPPELRRKHDCVICFENEVIAALVPCGHNLFCMECANKICEKDVPTCPVCQTAVTQAIQIHS